The following coding sequences are from one Bifidobacterium sp. window:
- a CDS encoding AGE family epimerase/isomerase, protein MAVDRQQDPEAYEFGNEKHHQYLAELRKDLLTFGQHFATAQGASYYLDSLGKPDTQQGIHTWISSRMAHVYTLDEIEGHSASASLVDAALAGLTGLLHDDAHGGWYSSIDAHGIPQQRKVCYAHAFVILAATSTTLTSHQGARKLLDESVNIFMEHFWDDTQGLTVDSWNEDFTQADSYRGLNANMHTVEAFLALADVLHQEEWRRRAGRIITRVLAWAEHNQWRIPEHFTSEWEPLLEFNNDKRDDQFKPYGATPGHGIEWSRLITQYALSAESIPSRERDRLIILARQLFGTALHDAWASARGNHQGLSYTTDWQGNTVVGDRMHWTLAEAVNAAATLYTVTGDEEYADWYRVFWQFIDEYLVDHVNGSWFHQLNAENQVIATVWKGKPDLYHAVQATLIPQLSPSMSVASALKAQLESISL, encoded by the coding sequence ATGGCAGTTGACCGGCAACAGGATCCAGAAGCATACGAATTTGGTAATGAGAAACACCACCAATACCTCGCCGAACTTCGCAAAGATCTCTTAACGTTTGGACAGCATTTCGCCACCGCTCAAGGAGCTTCATACTACCTTGACTCTCTAGGAAAACCAGATACCCAACAAGGCATACACACCTGGATTTCCAGCCGAATGGCGCACGTTTATACCTTAGATGAGATTGAAGGGCACAGCGCAAGTGCATCGCTCGTAGATGCAGCTCTTGCAGGGCTGACCGGCTTGCTCCATGACGACGCTCATGGTGGATGGTATTCATCAATTGATGCCCATGGCATCCCACAACAACGCAAAGTCTGCTACGCCCATGCTTTTGTCATATTGGCAGCTACATCAACCACACTAACAAGCCATCAGGGTGCCCGTAAATTGCTTGACGAGTCAGTCAATATATTTATGGAACACTTTTGGGATGATACACAAGGATTAACCGTCGATTCTTGGAACGAAGATTTTACACAAGCGGATTCATATCGTGGTCTTAATGCAAATATGCACACAGTCGAAGCATTTCTTGCACTCGCGGATGTACTTCATCAAGAAGAGTGGCGCAGGCGAGCTGGCAGAATCATCACCAGAGTCCTAGCTTGGGCAGAGCATAACCAGTGGCGTATCCCAGAACATTTCACGAGCGAATGGGAGCCATTGCTTGAATTCAACAATGATAAGAGAGACGATCAGTTCAAACCCTATGGCGCCACCCCAGGGCATGGCATCGAATGGTCACGGCTTATTACGCAGTATGCACTCAGTGCAGAATCGATTCCAAGCAGAGAACGAGACCGTCTTATTATCTTGGCTAGGCAACTGTTTGGAACAGCGCTTCACGATGCTTGGGCTAGCGCTCGCGGGAATCATCAAGGGCTGAGCTACACCACAGATTGGCAGGGAAACACGGTGGTGGGTGATCGTATGCACTGGACCTTAGCTGAAGCTGTTAATGCTGCTGCCACTCTATATACAGTGACCGGCGATGAGGAATATGCCGACTGGTATCGCGTGTTCTGGCAATTTATTGATGAGTATCTAGTCGACCACGTTAACGGTTCCTGGTTCCATCAACTCAATGCTGAAAATCAAGTAATTGCAACGGTATGGAAAGGGAAACCTGATCTGTATCACGCTGTGCAAGCAACACTCATACCGCAGTTGAGCCCCTCGATGTCTGTAGCATCCGCCCTGAAAGCTCAGCTTGAATCCATCTCTTTGTAA
- a CDS encoding SDR family NAD(P)-dependent oxidoreductase, with protein sequence MSNTVVITGGVSGIGLSASKQFLNKGWNVMMADFNASLGEEVYNELSAQFTPERVAFEQCDVSSEESVNNLAEATHRKFHQVHSVINNAGIFAKGAVHELDEVTWDRVMATDVKSIFLTTKAFVPEMIERKSGTIVNTASIPGLQGDYNMAVYNAAKGAVVNLVRAMALDYGKYGIRVNNVNPGPTMTPMFKSNPQPVIDDFTQASPLGRLVQPEDVARTMYFLASDESNPITGENIPVSAGFEIYSGQPVQE encoded by the coding sequence ATGAGCAACACAGTCGTAATCACCGGCGGAGTATCAGGTATTGGATTAAGTGCTTCGAAGCAGTTCCTGAACAAAGGTTGGAATGTCATGATGGCCGACTTCAACGCTTCACTGGGTGAGGAAGTATATAACGAACTATCTGCGCAATTTACTCCTGAGCGAGTGGCATTTGAACAATGCGATGTTTCTAGCGAGGAATCTGTCAACAACCTTGCCGAAGCAACTCACCGCAAATTCCATCAAGTCCACAGTGTAATTAATAACGCAGGTATTTTTGCCAAAGGTGCAGTCCATGAACTCGATGAAGTTACGTGGGATCGGGTTATGGCTACTGATGTGAAGTCCATTTTTCTGACAACTAAGGCATTCGTGCCAGAAATGATAGAACGTAAATCAGGAACGATTGTTAACACCGCTTCAATTCCCGGTCTTCAGGGGGACTACAACATGGCTGTGTATAACGCAGCAAAAGGTGCAGTCGTAAATCTGGTGCGAGCTATGGCTCTTGACTATGGAAAATATGGCATTCGCGTGAATAATGTTAATCCTGGACCAACAATGACTCCGATGTTCAAAAGCAATCCTCAGCCAGTCATCGATGACTTCACGCAGGCCAGCCCTCTGGGCAGGCTAGTTCAGCCAGAAGATGTTGCGCGAACCATGTACTTCCTGGCTTCTGATGAATCCAATCCCATCACCGGAGAAAATATACCCGTCTCTGCAGGCTTCGAGATTTATAGCGGTCAGCCAGTGCAAGAGTGA
- a CDS encoding MFS transporter: MSKRAHLWRSQGYLAWFTADTAVAVGSTLRGFAIPLIAFSVSQSLATAGWISTLSLALQQICELFGGTIVDRHLRKPMIIGNAVMQMVLWSVVTVLMVSGRLTMFILFGIVALSACTTGLIGQATDAALRSIISMQDYSKARSINEGRDATINMAGSPIGGILYGIQPWLPFLCSAIVYAIAGGSALRLHMHEHLHAPEESEQSIVNDAAAEAQNIIHHSTEQASARQPSFLSDFLQGWKWSFHTRRIPLIIAAASLINFGLSGIQYTVQLHLINISTQPFRIGLMDTGVCIGMLIGSIVANRLSDNIHVGKAMVVAFSMSVLCVLPMLFNHSYWVIFIFYALLASPFPIVNSMLFGFVFSKTDETLQGRVATVISAPAQMLSMWCSGIAGMLLPAVGFTVTAGFFLIALVVSALIATFSSAINDIPRSSEWSKAEL; encoded by the coding sequence ATGAGCAAAAGAGCACATCTTTGGCGCTCTCAAGGATACCTAGCATGGTTTACAGCCGACACCGCTGTGGCTGTTGGATCGACTTTACGCGGTTTTGCAATTCCGCTCATTGCCTTTTCTGTTTCACAGTCTTTGGCGACGGCAGGCTGGATCTCAACACTTTCGCTGGCTTTGCAGCAGATATGCGAGCTCTTTGGTGGCACTATTGTTGACAGACATCTCCGTAAACCGATGATTATTGGTAATGCTGTGATGCAGATGGTCCTGTGGTCTGTGGTGACAGTGCTTATGGTCAGTGGACGACTGACTATGTTCATACTGTTTGGCATTGTTGCGCTCTCTGCATGCACCACAGGTCTAATCGGTCAAGCTACCGATGCTGCTTTACGTTCGATTATCAGCATGCAAGACTATTCGAAGGCTAGAAGTATCAATGAAGGCCGCGATGCCACTATTAACATGGCGGGTAGCCCGATTGGTGGCATTTTGTATGGCATCCAACCCTGGTTACCATTTCTGTGCTCTGCTATCGTCTACGCAATAGCTGGTGGCAGCGCTTTGCGGTTGCATATGCATGAGCATCTGCATGCACCGGAAGAATCGGAACAGAGCATTGTTAACGATGCTGCTGCTGAGGCTCAGAATATTATTCACCACAGTACTGAGCAGGCAAGTGCTAGACAGCCATCGTTCCTCAGCGATTTTTTACAAGGGTGGAAGTGGTCTTTTCACACGCGTCGAATTCCGCTAATCATTGCAGCAGCGAGCTTAATCAACTTCGGACTTTCTGGTATTCAATATACGGTTCAACTTCATTTGATTAATATCAGCACGCAACCTTTCCGCATTGGATTGATGGACACAGGAGTGTGCATTGGTATGCTTATTGGTTCCATTGTGGCCAATCGTCTCAGCGACAACATTCATGTGGGCAAGGCTATGGTGGTTGCCTTTTCAATGTCAGTCTTATGTGTGCTGCCAATGCTGTTTAACCATAGTTATTGGGTGATATTCATTTTCTATGCGCTTTTGGCATCGCCATTTCCCATAGTGAATTCCATGCTCTTTGGTTTTGTCTTCTCTAAAACTGATGAAACCCTACAGGGTCGAGTGGCCACAGTAATCTCTGCACCTGCTCAGATGCTTTCCATGTGGTGTAGTGGAATCGCTGGCATGCTCCTTCCCGCGGTAGGTTTTACCGTAACTGCGGGGTTTTTCCTTATAGCACTCGTAGTAAGTGCTCTAATTGCAACATTCTCGTCTGCAATTAACGACATCCCGCGATCGAGTGAATGGTCGAAGGCCGAGCTTTAG
- a CDS encoding ArsR/SmtB family transcription factor, whose product MTQEQSDEHARDSDAIATINQDSILLAVANPLRMRILGLLRIQGEKNVGQISELIGVAPGSVSFHLRKLAEAGMVQQDVKPQGDARKSWWKATYQAMRPAVRDDEDHEQQDRDGEDANYAYRRAVAVAYESVYERYLDALPDLPRQWQAVGLSEDRTIELTPEETEEMSRDFDELARKWEERARSASNHEGKRQVALILQAFPWIP is encoded by the coding sequence ATGACTCAAGAACAATCAGATGAGCACGCCAGAGATAGCGATGCCATTGCAACTATTAATCAGGATTCAATCTTGCTCGCAGTGGCTAATCCCTTGCGTATGCGTATTTTGGGTCTATTGCGTATTCAAGGAGAAAAGAACGTAGGGCAAATCAGTGAATTGATTGGTGTAGCACCAGGCAGCGTGAGTTTTCATCTGCGCAAACTTGCCGAAGCAGGCATGGTGCAACAGGATGTCAAGCCGCAGGGTGATGCACGTAAGAGCTGGTGGAAAGCGACCTACCAAGCAATGCGTCCTGCGGTACGAGATGATGAAGATCATGAGCAACAGGACCGCGATGGTGAAGATGCCAATTATGCCTACCGTCGTGCAGTTGCCGTTGCTTATGAATCCGTGTACGAACGGTATCTGGATGCCCTGCCTGATCTGCCTAGACAATGGCAAGCCGTAGGGTTAAGTGAGGACAGGACCATCGAACTCACTCCTGAGGAAACTGAGGAAATGAGTCGTGATTTCGACGAGTTGGCCCGAAAGTGGGAAGAACGTGCACGTAGCGCGTCGAACCATGAAGGCAAACGTCAGGTCGCTCTGATTTTGCAGGCATTCCCATGGATTCCCTGA
- a CDS encoding MFS transporter, translating to MDSLISGGHKSRSSSTSLWHTPQYKAWFTADTASAAGAAMQGFAIALVSFKLSGSVVSAGWLTTLTRVLQQFANLFGGTFIDRHGRKLLIIVNGVSEAILWGAVFILLFRGSLTFWGFAVLVMCSSLINGFLGGATDAALRSIIELHDYPKAKSINEGRDATINIAGSPLGGVLYGVAPWLPFLIAALLYALAGVSATRIASDRHQQQTSEKQLCKQSFRVDFKSGWRYVFTSRLLVVLIVVTALFNLAVNGVQYAIELFLVSEHTNTFLIGLISTSTCVGVLLGAFIAGKLSEITPVGISIITALVLTLVACLPLMFNTSYVLVLVCTALIGLPCPMYNAVCLGFIFAKTPNELQGRVKSAMSVSVQTLSIFSSAIAGMLLGRVGFSAAILVFAIPLAVAIVIALMSRQISTIPAASHWEQTKL from the coding sequence ATGGATTCCCTGATTTCAGGCGGGCACAAGTCCCGCTCTTCTTCGACATCTCTTTGGCATACACCACAATATAAGGCATGGTTTACCGCTGATACTGCTTCTGCTGCGGGGGCAGCGATGCAAGGATTTGCGATTGCGCTGGTCTCGTTTAAACTCTCAGGTTCGGTGGTTAGCGCGGGATGGCTTACTACGCTTACACGTGTGCTGCAGCAATTTGCCAATCTCTTCGGTGGCACATTCATCGACAGACACGGACGTAAATTGCTCATCATCGTTAATGGGGTGAGCGAAGCAATCCTCTGGGGAGCGGTTTTCATACTGCTGTTTCGTGGATCTCTGACCTTCTGGGGATTCGCGGTACTAGTTATGTGCTCCTCACTGATCAATGGTTTTCTGGGTGGTGCGACAGATGCTGCTCTCCGCTCAATTATCGAGCTTCATGACTATCCGAAAGCCAAAAGTATTAACGAAGGAAGAGATGCGACAATCAACATTGCTGGCAGTCCCTTAGGTGGTGTGCTCTATGGTGTGGCTCCTTGGCTGCCGTTCCTCATTGCCGCTCTGCTTTACGCGTTGGCTGGAGTGTCGGCTACGCGAATCGCATCTGATCGACATCAGCAGCAGACAAGCGAAAAGCAGCTGTGCAAACAATCTTTTCGTGTTGACTTCAAGTCTGGTTGGCGCTATGTATTTACCAGCAGATTGCTAGTGGTGCTTATCGTGGTGACAGCGTTATTTAACTTAGCTGTTAATGGGGTGCAATACGCCATTGAACTGTTCCTGGTGAGTGAGCATACCAACACCTTTCTTATTGGATTGATTAGCACGAGCACCTGTGTTGGTGTGCTACTTGGCGCCTTCATCGCTGGCAAACTCAGTGAAATAACTCCAGTCGGTATCAGCATTATTACAGCGCTAGTCCTAACGCTTGTTGCTTGTCTGCCACTGATGTTTAATACGTCATATGTGCTTGTGTTGGTCTGTACGGCACTCATTGGATTGCCTTGTCCTATGTACAACGCTGTATGTCTTGGCTTTATATTTGCCAAAACTCCTAATGAGCTACAGGGCAGAGTGAAATCTGCTATGTCCGTTAGCGTTCAGACACTTTCGATCTTCAGTAGTGCTATCGCAGGAATGCTGCTTGGTCGTGTGGGCTTTTCGGCTGCAATATTGGTTTTTGCCATACCTCTTGCCGTTGCTATTGTCATCGCACTCATGTCACGGCAGATTTCGACTATTCCTGCTGCTAGCCATTGGGAACAGACCAAGCTCTAA
- a CDS encoding ECF transporter S component has protein sequence MTTITPNNITTQTRTLLRWRPMDIAVSSAIGVACGLVFWGFNYVSAWLFPMMAAILPGLGSLFHAVWYFSGPLALLIIRKPGAAIYVNLVGSAVEMLLGNQFSFGFVFLSAALQGLSAEIAFAIFLYKRWTLSVTILSGFLVAIEYGLYLLFFQYQGVALISPRGIIHMVCEIIGGILIGGVMSWYLYLAIAKTGALDKFASGRAVRGISD, from the coding sequence ATGACCACAATTACACCAAATAACATCACTACACAGACACGCACATTATTACGGTGGCGGCCGATGGATATAGCCGTTTCATCTGCTATTGGCGTCGCCTGCGGTTTAGTATTTTGGGGATTCAATTACGTTTCAGCTTGGTTATTTCCTATGATGGCGGCAATATTGCCAGGTTTAGGAAGTCTTTTTCACGCGGTTTGGTACTTTTCCGGACCTCTGGCGCTGTTAATTATTCGCAAGCCAGGAGCAGCAATATATGTCAATCTAGTAGGCAGCGCCGTGGAGATGTTGCTAGGCAACCAATTTTCATTCGGCTTCGTGTTCCTGTCTGCAGCGCTACAGGGGTTGAGTGCAGAAATTGCTTTCGCAATATTCCTATACAAGCGTTGGACACTTAGTGTCACTATATTGTCAGGATTCTTGGTTGCCATTGAATATGGCTTGTATTTGTTGTTCTTCCAATACCAAGGCGTCGCGCTCATCAGTCCACGAGGCATCATTCACATGGTTTGCGAAATCATTGGCGGCATCCTCATCGGCGGTGTGATGAGCTGGTATCTCTACTTGGCGATTGCTAAAACTGGTGCTCTGGATAAGTTTGCGTCAGGCCGAGCTGTGCGTGGTATCAGCGACTGA
- a CDS encoding L-threonylcarbamoyladenylate synthase, with protein sequence MASGESERVRPITPETLSLAAKLIQRGEIIVMPTDTVYGVAADPFNEQAIDRIFQAKQRPRTKALQVLLPSVEAIDELFLELPAPLDVLANAFLPGAFSPICEAQAKCTLVTIHEVGNLKTQGVRVPDSKACRQVLRATGPLAASSANRSGLPSAQTAQEAYEQLGDSVALYLDAGATPGPVASTVVAASQSGADGIEILRAGVISEESIRAALASALGDHRRNSDSENIDQTVAENMGNAQA encoded by the coding sequence ATGGCAAGTGGCGAATCTGAACGAGTGCGTCCGATTACTCCAGAAACCTTGTCTCTGGCTGCGAAGCTGATTCAGCGTGGAGAAATCATCGTTATGCCTACGGACACTGTATACGGGGTGGCCGCTGATCCTTTTAATGAGCAGGCAATCGATCGGATATTTCAAGCCAAGCAACGGCCTCGCACAAAAGCGCTGCAGGTATTACTGCCATCTGTGGAAGCAATTGATGAGCTGTTTCTAGAGTTACCAGCTCCTTTGGATGTTCTTGCCAACGCATTCTTGCCTGGAGCATTTTCGCCGATTTGTGAGGCACAAGCGAAATGCACATTGGTAACGATACATGAAGTTGGAAATCTTAAAACTCAAGGAGTCAGAGTTCCTGATTCCAAAGCTTGTAGACAAGTGTTGAGAGCGACTGGACCTTTGGCAGCATCTAGCGCAAACCGTTCGGGATTACCTAGTGCTCAGACAGCACAAGAAGCTTATGAGCAGTTGGGCGATAGCGTGGCATTGTATCTTGACGCTGGCGCTACGCCTGGCCCTGTTGCCAGCACAGTAGTTGCTGCCAGTCAAAGTGGAGCTGATGGGATTGAGATACTGAGAGCAGGCGTAATTTCTGAAGAGTCTATCCGTGCCGCTTTAGCAAGTGCTTTAGGTGATCATAGGCGTAACAGTGATTCTGAAAACATTGACCAAACAGTCGCCGAAAACATGGGGAACGCACAGGCATGA
- a CDS encoding MraY family glycosyltransferase has product MRVYLFIAAIAGGATWLVTPIVRHVAIRIGAVGQVRSRDVHTVPTPRMGGVAMMIGFAVALLFASKVPFITGLFEASNQAWVILGGAVLICLLGVADDLWDLDWMLKLGGQLLISVVVSWGGVQIISLPLGSLVTASPSLSMAITAFLIVASINAVNFVDGLDGLASGIVAIGGIAFAIYSYIIARTSPSYASMATLIDVALVGICVGFILHNWHPAKLFMGDSGSMLLGYLITCASIIMTGRLDPVSIHTSIYLPVFMPILLPILVLFLPVLDMLLAVVRRVSHGQSPMHPDRMHLHHRMLKIGHSVQSAVLILWGWAALIAFGSIMILFFEAQYVAIGFAIACVALTIATLYPYYRRRIPEIRAENKALAAAKRRERAHREEQQSLTQPGQEHPQEPLQEGEQSHKGNDSIDDVIEPKEHQDHND; this is encoded by the coding sequence ATGAGGGTATATCTGTTCATAGCAGCTATTGCAGGAGGAGCCACCTGGTTGGTAACCCCGATTGTTCGCCATGTGGCGATCCGCATTGGTGCTGTTGGTCAGGTGCGCTCGCGAGATGTGCATACAGTGCCTACACCGCGGATGGGCGGTGTGGCCATGATGATTGGCTTTGCTGTCGCTTTGCTGTTTGCAAGCAAAGTCCCCTTTATTACAGGATTATTTGAGGCTAGTAATCAAGCCTGGGTGATACTGGGTGGGGCTGTGTTGATTTGTTTGCTAGGTGTAGCTGACGATCTGTGGGATTTGGATTGGATGCTGAAACTCGGCGGGCAGCTACTCATTTCCGTTGTGGTTTCTTGGGGCGGCGTGCAGATTATTTCTTTGCCGTTGGGATCGCTGGTTACAGCATCTCCGAGTCTGTCCATGGCCATAACCGCATTCTTGATTGTCGCTTCTATTAATGCTGTGAACTTTGTAGATGGACTTGACGGGCTTGCCTCTGGCATTGTGGCTATTGGAGGCATCGCTTTTGCTATTTACTCATATATCATTGCTAGAACTTCGCCAAGTTATGCTTCAATGGCAACCCTAATTGATGTTGCATTGGTTGGTATCTGTGTGGGTTTCATCTTGCATAATTGGCATCCAGCAAAACTGTTTATGGGTGATTCTGGTTCGATGCTTCTCGGCTATCTCATCACCTGTGCATCGATTATTATGACTGGCAGACTTGATCCAGTCTCGATTCATACCAGCATTTATCTCCCAGTGTTTATGCCGATTCTTCTGCCAATTTTAGTGCTGTTCCTGCCTGTTTTGGACATGTTACTTGCTGTGGTTCGCAGGGTGAGCCATGGGCAGTCACCAATGCATCCAGACAGGATGCATCTACACCACCGTATGCTAAAAATTGGTCATTCAGTCCAATCGGCTGTACTGATTCTTTGGGGTTGGGCTGCGCTCATTGCTTTTGGCTCAATCATGATTCTTTTCTTTGAAGCTCAATATGTGGCTATAGGATTCGCTATTGCCTGTGTAGCTTTAACTATTGCAACCTTGTATCCCTACTATCGCCGTCGTATCCCTGAGATACGTGCTGAGAATAAGGCGTTGGCTGCAGCTAAGCGGCGCGAACGTGCACATCGCGAAGAGCAGCAATCATTGACACAGCCTGGGCAAGAACATCCTCAGGAGCCACTGCAAGAGGGGGAGCAGTCACACAAAGGCAATGACTCAATTGATGATGTAATAGAACCCAAAGAACACCAAGATCACAACGATTAG
- the guaB gene encoding IMP dehydrogenase — protein METFNAKNSDSPYSPVPPMFEKLGLAYDDVLLLPNESDVIPSEVDTTSRLTRDITVKSPVLSAAMDTVTEAQMAIAMARNGGIGVLHRNLSIEDQANQVDVVKRSESGMISDPLTVTPDATLTDLDKLCAAYHVSGLPVVDSDDHLVGIITNRDMRFVNAEDYDRLKVRDIMTKEGLITGPANISKEDAHQLLAQNKVEKLPLVDANGKLAGLITVKDFVKTEQYPDATKDDQGRLRVAAGVGFFGDAWQRITALADAGVDVLVVDTAHGHAKLMLDMIKRIKADHAFDGVQIMGGNIATREGAQALIDAGVDAVKVGVGPGSICTTRVVAGVGVPQLTAVYDSSLACRAAGIPLVADGGIHYSGDIAKALVAGADTVMLGGLLAGTDEAPGEKVLLHGKQYKVYRGMGSLGAMAPRGKKSYSKDRYFQADVTSNDKVIPEGVEGEVPYRGPLNYVLYELVGGLHQTMFYTGARTIDELKSKGRFIRITDAGLRESHPHDIVMTKEAPNYTGFHD, from the coding sequence ATGGAAACTTTTAATGCGAAAAATTCCGATTCCCCATATTCCCCAGTCCCGCCAATGTTTGAGAAGCTTGGTTTGGCGTATGATGACGTCCTGCTGCTTCCCAATGAATCAGACGTCATCCCATCAGAAGTTGACACTACTTCACGTTTGACGCGGGATATCACAGTTAAATCTCCTGTGCTTTCCGCCGCTATGGATACCGTGACCGAAGCTCAGATGGCGATTGCTATGGCGCGCAATGGGGGTATTGGCGTGCTGCATCGTAATCTCAGCATCGAAGATCAAGCTAACCAGGTCGACGTGGTTAAGCGCAGTGAGTCAGGCATGATTTCAGACCCACTCACCGTAACGCCAGACGCCACGCTCACTGATCTTGACAAGTTGTGCGCTGCCTACCATGTTTCCGGTCTTCCAGTGGTAGATAGTGATGACCATCTTGTCGGTATTATCACCAACCGTGACATGCGTTTTGTTAATGCTGAGGATTATGACCGCCTCAAGGTCCGCGACATCATGACCAAAGAGGGATTGATTACTGGTCCTGCCAATATTTCAAAAGAAGACGCTCATCAGCTGCTGGCACAAAACAAGGTTGAGAAACTTCCTTTGGTTGATGCCAACGGCAAACTTGCTGGTCTTATTACGGTGAAGGACTTTGTTAAAACTGAACAATATCCCGATGCCACCAAGGATGACCAAGGTAGACTACGCGTCGCAGCAGGAGTAGGTTTCTTCGGCGATGCATGGCAACGCATTACAGCACTTGCTGACGCTGGTGTTGACGTACTAGTAGTTGATACTGCGCATGGCCATGCCAAGCTTATGCTCGATATGATTAAACGAATCAAAGCGGATCATGCTTTCGACGGTGTGCAGATTATGGGTGGCAATATTGCTACCCGAGAAGGTGCTCAGGCACTTATTGACGCCGGTGTTGACGCTGTCAAGGTTGGTGTCGGTCCAGGTTCTATCTGCACAACTCGTGTTGTCGCGGGTGTTGGCGTGCCACAGCTCACAGCTGTTTATGATTCAAGCTTGGCATGCAGAGCGGCAGGAATTCCTCTGGTTGCTGACGGTGGTATTCATTATTCAGGGGATATCGCTAAAGCACTCGTTGCTGGCGCAGACACCGTGATGCTCGGTGGACTACTTGCAGGAACTGATGAAGCTCCAGGCGAGAAGGTGCTCCTTCATGGCAAGCAGTACAAAGTCTATCGTGGTATGGGTTCACTTGGTGCAATGGCACCTCGCGGCAAGAAGAGCTACTCAAAGGATCGCTACTTCCAAGCGGATGTGACCAGCAATGACAAGGTCATACCAGAAGGTGTCGAAGGTGAAGTGCCTTATCGTGGGCCACTGAACTATGTACTGTATGAACTCGTTGGTGGTCTGCATCAAACGATGTTCTACACGGGTGCACGCACTATTGACGAGCTGAAGTCCAAGGGACGTTTCATCCGTATCACCGATGCTGGTTTACGTGAATCTCACCCTCATGACATCGTCATGACCAAGGAAGCTCCAAATTACACGGGATTCCATGACTGA
- the orn gene encoding oligoribonuclease, producing MSNTEDLTLSTEDSRLIWIDCEMTGLDIFHDELCEVSVVPTDFNMKVLDSGIDLVIKPSDESLAQMNDFVRHMHTSSGLVDEMKQGLALAEAQRQVIEYVTPFLPKTGKAHLAGNSVGSDKKFLDRFMPDLMAKLHYRVIDVSTLKELSRRWYPAVYNNKPAKHGGHRALADIIESIDELRYYREAFFAPTPGPDNSRSKEIAAQVESTSLLRSYEERGEAVENASTPEKLDY from the coding sequence ATGTCCAACACAGAAGATCTGACCCTCAGCACAGAGGACTCCAGACTTATTTGGATCGATTGTGAGATGACGGGTCTGGATATTTTCCATGACGAGTTGTGTGAAGTATCAGTAGTTCCTACCGATTTCAACATGAAGGTTTTGGATTCTGGAATTGACTTAGTGATCAAGCCTTCCGATGAGTCGCTTGCACAGATGAACGATTTCGTGCGTCATATGCACACCTCTTCAGGTCTTGTTGACGAGATGAAACAAGGATTAGCGCTTGCTGAGGCACAACGTCAGGTGATTGAATATGTCACACCATTTCTCCCTAAGACAGGCAAAGCCCATCTCGCTGGTAATTCAGTTGGCTCAGATAAAAAGTTCCTAGACCGATTTATGCCAGATCTCATGGCTAAGTTGCACTATCGGGTTATCGACGTCAGCACTCTCAAGGAGCTTTCACGCCGGTGGTACCCAGCGGTGTATAACAACAAACCCGCAAAACATGGCGGGCACCGTGCACTGGCGGACATTATCGAGTCCATTGATGAATTGCGCTACTATCGTGAGGCTTTCTTCGCACCTACGCCAGGGCCAGATAACAGTCGCTCTAAGGAGATTGCAGCTCAAGTGGAGTCAACTAGTTTGCTGCGCAGTTATGAGGAGCGAGGCGAAGCCGTTGAAAACGCTTCTACGCCAGAAAAACTTGATTACTAG